The Chroicocephalus ridibundus unplaced genomic scaffold, bChrRid1.1 SCAFFOLD_26, whole genome shotgun sequence genomic sequence cctgactccccccagtgctcccagtgcggtcccagtgctcccagtattgACTCCCTACTTCCCCCCAGTTCTCcaagtgtggtcccagtgctcccagtatgactccctgactccccccagtgctcccagtgcactcccagtggtcacagtatgaccccctgactccccacagttctcccagtgcggtcccagtatgactcccagtatgactccctgactccccccagtgctcccagtgcactcccagtggtcacagtatgaccccctgactccccacagttctcccagtgcgctcccagtgctctcagtgtgaccccctgactcccgccagtgctcccagtatgatccctTGTCtcctgccagtgctcccagtatgatcccttgtctccccccagtgctcccattgcagtcccagtgctcccagtgtgactgcctgacttcccccagtgctcccagtgagatcccagTGCTCGCAGTATgattccctgactccccccagtgctcccagtatggccccagtactcccagtatgacacaatgacaccgcccagtgctcccagtgcggtcccagtgctcccagtatgtcTCCCTGATACCCCCATTGCTCCCagagtggtcccagtgctcccagttagactccctgacttcccccagtgctcccagtgcagtcccagtgctcccagtatgaccccctgactccccccagggctcccagtgcggtcccagtgctcccagtattgACTCCCTACTTCCCCCCAGTTCTCCAactgtggtcccagtgctcccagtatgaccccctgactccccccagtgctcccagtgcagtcccagtgctcccagtatgactccctgattcccccctgtgctcccagtgcggtcccagtatgactcccagtatgactccctgactccccccagtgctcccagtgcagtcccagtgctcccagtatgactccctgattcccccctgtgctcccagtgcggtcccagtatgactcccagtatgactccctgactccccccagtgctcccagtgcactcccagtggtCACAGTAcgaccccctgactccccgcagtTTTCCCAGCGCgctcccagtgctctcagtgtgaccccctgactcctgccagtgctcccagtatgatcccctgtctccccccagtgctcccattgcagtcccagtgctcctaGTGTGACtgcctgacttcccccagtgctcccagtgagatcccagtgctcccaggatgattccctgactccccccagtgctcccagtatggccccagtgctcccagtatgacacaatgacaccgcccagtgctcccagtgcggtcccagtgctcccagtatgccTCTCTGGCTCCCCCCATTCCTCCCagagtggtcccagtgctcccagcatgactccctgactccccccagtgctcccactgcggtcccagtgctcccagtatgactccctgaatcCCTGGTAACTCCCTGAGTTCTCAGGGCTCACTGAGAGGCTTTGAActggatttgaaggggggtggggacggtcctgggcttgctggggagctgccagggcgcagttgctcagcgctcgtgggccagtgtgccagtatttctggtagccagaaggcacagcacatctcaagggtcacaactacacacacgactccctctctgaaatgctgataCACCAGTGCACGCGGCGTGGGgaatgagcaggaagagctggagatctgtgcgcggtcgcagggccacgatctcattgcagttactgacacgtggtgggacagctcgcgtgactggaatgctgtcatgggtggCTACGTCCTTTCccggaaagacaggccagcgaggcgtggtggtggagttgcactccatgggagagagcatttggaatccatcgggctctcactaggggcggatgacgagagggtcgagagcttgtgggtgaggattaaggggcaggccaacatgagggacactgttgtgggtgtttatcacaggccacctgatcaggatggggaagctgatgaggctttctagagacagctgaaggtagcctcgcaatcgcaggtcttggttctcatgggggactttgatcaccccgatatctgctgggcagaccacgcagccaggcacgcacagtccaggaggctcctccagtgcattgatgataacttcttgacacaggtggtgcaggagccaacaaggagaggagcactcctggacctggtactgacaaacacagagggactggtgggggacgttaaggttgggggcaccctagcttgtagtgatcatgaaatgatggagttcaggatcatgggtactacgcacaaaacaacaagaagtaaaattagagccttggatttcaggagggctaactttgacctcttcaagaaactgcttggagacatcccgtgggctggggctctggaaggcaaaggggctcaagagacctggttggtattcaaagaccacttcctccaagctcaggatcggtgcatcccgaagagaaagaaatcggccaagggacacagcagacctgcatggttgagcagggagcttctgaaaaagctcaagtggaagaaggaagtctgcactacgtggaagaagggactgaccccttgggaggattacaggaatgctgccagagcgtgcagggatgaaacaaggaaagccaaggccgccttggaattaaacctggccagggatgtcaagctcaacaggaagggcttctatgagtatattggaagcaaaaggaagagcagagaatttgtgggcccactgttgaatgagacaggagccatggggacagcggatgcggagaaggcggagttactgaatgccttctttgcttccgtctttactgctcggcccagccctcaggagtcccaggcattgggggaagtaacagggaaagaagaagacttcccttgaggttgaggaggatcgagtgagggatcaattaggtcaagcagatattcacaagtccatgggccccgatgggatgcccccgagagtgctgagggggctggtggaTGTCagtgctgggcagctctccatcatctttgaaaggtcctggagaacaggcgaggtgcctgaagactggaggaaagccaacgaccctccagtcttcaaaaaaggcaagaaggagtaGCTGGGGatctacaggccggtcagcctcacctccatccctggaaagatgatggaacagctcgttgtgggcgtcatctcaaggcatgtggaggaaaagaatgctATGGGCAGTagtcaacacggattcaccaaggggaaatcctgtgtGACTAACCcaatagccttctgtgatggcgtgactggatggatagatgaggggagggcagtggatggtgtctaccttgactttagcgaggctttcgacaccgtctcccacagcatcctcataggaagcttaggaagtgtgggttagatgagtggacagtggggtggatagataactggttgaaagacagagctcggaGGGTGGTGATTaagggcacagagtctagttggaggtcagtgaggagtggtgttccccaggggtcagtgctgggtccagtcctcttcaatatcttcatcagcgacctggatgaagggatagagtgcaccctcagcaagttcactgatgacacaaagctgggggggatggctgacacaccggagggctatgccgccatccagagagacctggagaggctggagagttgggcagagagaaaccttatgaaattcaaccagggcaagtgcagggtgctgcacctggggaggaataaccccatgcaccaggacaggttggggctgacctgctggagagcagctctgtggaaagagacctgggagtcctggtggacaacaggatgaccatgagccagcaatgggaccttgtggccaagaaggccaatggcatcctggggtgcatcaagaagagtgtggccagcaggtggagggaggtcatcctccccctctactctgccctgctgaggccgcacctggagcactgtgtccagttctgggctccccggttcaagaaggacagggaactgctggagagggtgcagcaaagggctaccaagatgctgagggggctggaacacctctcttatgcagaaagactgagggatgtgggtctcttcagtctggaaaaaagacggctgaggggggaccttgtcagcacttataaatactcaaagggtgggtgtcaggaggatggggccaggctcttctcagtggtgcccggggacaggacaagaggtaacgggcacaaacgagcataggaagttccacctaaacatgaggaggaacttctttactttgagggtggcagagccctggcacaggctgcccagggaggtggtggagtctccaactctggagacattccaaccccgcctggacgcattcctgtgcaacttgctgtaggtgaccctgctctggcagggggtcggactagatgatctccagagggcccttccaaccctatcattctgtgattctatgattagacaCCCGACCCCTGGGGAGGAGAAACTGCTGAGTGACCATCGGCCTGTCCCTGTCCCGCTTCCCTCTGCAGAAACATCAAGGCATTTGTACGTGTTTCCCCATCAGTCTGTGCTGCCTTTATCCCCGCCAAGGCTGTGGGCTCTGGGCACTGCACTGTGCGGGGCTGGCAATGAGCAGAACACCCCATCTTTAggacattcctttcttttcctggggGGTCCTGCTGGACTGCGCTGCCCTCCACCAGGGCTCAGCTCTCCCATGGCATCTCTTTGTTATCTAGGAGCCCCATGGAGAAGACACATCTCCTCGCTCTGCACTAAGGTACAGCCCCTTTGTCACTCGGGACCCAcaatatttcactttcagtacagcagaaatgcaaaaaatttctgccttaaaaacactttGCTCGAGTGCTGGGGCAAGTcgaacaaaaataacaaaacaaaatctccagAGCTCTGCTCTGGAGTCAGGTGAATTGGGAGTGACAATGCTCTTTTCTATCACAAGCAGATTTAACCTGAAAATCACATTTAATCTAAAATCACCCCGTGTTCCTATTTAACAGTTGCTGCAGGGCAGATGTGGCTTTTCCAGGGACCTCAGCAgagcctctgctctcctgccaacctcagccagtACCAACCACAGCTCAAGGGAAAGGGAGCCACAGCAAGGCATTACTGAAAAGACAGAGGCATTGTCGGGGATTTCTACAACAAACAAAGTAGGTTTTCCTCGGAGAAGTCTACTCTAACTTGTCACTCTCTTCCTCATTGGATATGACCCTGTGCCAAGAGGTGCCAGATGTCTAACAGCAGCTCTGAGGCTgatttcctcctcctggcattcgcagacacgcgggagctgcagctcttgcacttctgcctcttcctgggcatctacctggctgccctcctgggcaatggcctcatcatcactgtcatagcctgtgaccaccgcctccacacccccatgtacttcttcctcctcaacctctccctcctcgacctgggtgccatctccaccactctgcccaaagccatggccaactccctctgggacaccagggccatctccttctcgggatgtgctgcccaagtcttctttctcttcttcttgctTGGAGCAGAATATTtccttctcactgtcatggcctatgaccgctacggtgccatctgcaaagccctgcaccaCAGCACCTTCATGAGCAGCAGAGCTTGTTTcaaaatggcagcagctgcctggggcagtagTTTTCTCAATTCTGtcctgcacactgccaatacCTTTTCGCTACCGCTCTGCCGTGGCAATGctctggaccagttcttctgtgaagccCCCCAGATCCTcaggctctcctgctcagactcctacctcagggaGGTTGGGGTCCTTGTATTTAGTCTTTGTTTAGTCTTTGGCTGCTTTGTTtccattgtgctgtcctatgtgcagatcttcagggctgtgctgaggatgccctcacagcagggatggcacaaagccttttccacgtgcctccctcacctggccgtggtttCTCTCTTTgccagcactgccatgtttgcctacctgatgcccccctccctctcctccccttccctggacctggtggtggcagttctgtactcagtggtgcctccaacagtgaaccccctcatctacagcatgaggaacaaggagctcaaggatgccctgaggaaactgattcaCTTGGTCATATTTCAGCAGGACTAAGCCACCCATCGCTCTTTACAAGTAATCGCCAATTCTTCTTGGGCAGCTTCTTTGCTTTGGGCATTTTCCAGTGATTGTTGTATCTGTACACAAATAATTGAATTTATCCCGCTTCTCCAGCGGCACCACCCCAGTCCGACTGACCCAAAGGCCTCCACTGAATGTGTCGATCACTATGTAGCCTCTAAGAAAAGGAGATGTCCTCAGTGCATGGTCCAAAGACTGAGATCTTCTTTCTTTAGCTGGAGTCAGGAATACCCACAAGGAATTGCACTCCAAAAGGGCCTGATGCTGTGCTTGGGTTCTCCATGGGCTCATGGGGACAAGCTCACAGGGGGATGTGTCAGCTCTCAGTTGTGGGTGTGCAGTGcccctggagatggtgaatggTCAGGATGCTTCTGCTTGCGACTGTCCCACATGTGAGAGGGCTGCTGGCAGTTGCCCATCGTCCTGTCTCCCACCAGGAGAGAAGAGGGGATATTTACAGACACCTTGTGCCTGGGGGTGGGCAGCAAATGCAACTTCAAAAAGCCAAGTGGAGCCACTTGGTAAAGAATACACAGGCTAATGTTGGCTCTGCAATCCCAAGAGAGGCAGGGGGAGCACAGCAGGCGCAGGGAAGGGAGCCTGGAATGTGATTCATACCACCTTCAATGAAGAGCCATGACCTGGATCTAGGGACACATCCGAACACACTGTGACCTTTTAAAATGCCCTGTTTCAACATGCTCTGAGCACCTGCCACAACCTGCGGAGAGAGTTCCTGCGTGCAAGGATCCCCTCTGTTTAGTTTAGGTCTGCATCCAGCTTGACCAGCACAGCCAATCCATAGTCACCACATGGTCTCAGGGCACCACAGCcaccttgctctgcagagcagcagcaccagctcagggccctgcagggagctcaGGAAAGGGGGCCAGGAACAGCCGGCCAGGCCAGCACAGATGCATTCCCCTGGGAAAAGGCTCTCtggggcacagggacatcccAAGAGAAGAGCAGGACAGGCTGCGTGTGTGGAGCAGgaatgaatgagaaagaaaaccatcTTTCTGGCTGCACCAGCTCAGGGCAGGCTGTTCTGTcactggggagcaggagctgcctgaggagccccaggagcaggattCTTCTGCTGTCCTGGAGAGCAGATGGGGATTAGGATATCCCGGACCGGAGAAGAGGGGCAAGGAGCATCACTGTCCTACATATCCTCAGGCAATGTCCAGCCTCCAACCCTGGGGCCAGTGGGGAGGCTGATACCCCTTCTCTGCACCCAGGAAGTTCCTGTGCTCCTCGGAGGGGCTGGGAGTGTGATATgaatgcccagagctctgcagcaccatgtAGTGGGCACTGCTGTAGGGCCAGCTCAGACTGggctgttcttctcatctgcaccagggagaaggcaaaggaggtgtGGAGATCTGGGACACCCAGATGACACCCACAGATCTCTCCTTCCCTAAGCAACTCAGCCAGCCAATGAATCATTCCGATGAGAgcgctggaaaggcaggaaaggcagacggagaagaagggacagagacacaggagaagagagataaactatgtgaataaaaatagagcAGTTCCTCAGAATCCAAGTGGAtagtaggaaatgttttttgctgAACAATTGTacctgtctctctcacacacagacagaacttcCTGCAGACAATGGAAAGGAACTGTGGCTGGATGGTCTAAAAACTCCTTTGAGAAGTGCCTGTAACACAGGTGTGATGAGATTTGGCTATTCGGAGCATTTCGCTGAAGCTGggcccctgcttccctccatcaGGCGAGAGCTCTTGAGCGTGCGACTTGCTCCTTGCAAGCAGTCAGGAGTGACCTGGCCAGTCCTGGGCAGGGAGTGTTTTGGGATGCAATGGGCTCCATGTGGGACAGATGGGTGTCTTTTGTAACGGGCTGGGTCTGATTATaagggaaatgtttagaaaatgtcaacaaaacgaaacaaaaaagaaattaagaacaagttgtaaaggagaggaaagaactTACCCTTCTGGAATTACAGTCCTCtgttctcatcctccttctttggtttagttatgttttaatgttgcagacttagaggggtgatttggtgtgctgtctccatttggaagggaaagtgattttcagattttcagatgggATGCATTTAACGGGACACAAATGTCCTCAGCTGTAGGGCCCCAGgtgcctcttgccagtgcagatgccctgagaccctctgcccagcctccctgtgcagctgctgggggctctggtgtccctcagctctcatgtgctggctgccagtcccaggcaaatgcatcaggtaactggggcgtcgagcaactgaggtctgcctgagaagctgaggaattgttttccacatttaaaaaaataagagcacattTTCACCAGCCGAGATGATTGAATACGTTTCATAAAGTGAAGATGTCTTCCCATGatgccaaaaagggcattttcaggaagtgtattaacctcaggacaagaaattagcattctctggagcactgtgttataTTTTTTATCAGGCTGCATCACATTGTACTTTCGTTTgagcataattaagaaaaacacttCCATGCCTGTGTGCAGCCAGTtctctaagaaaagcaggtgggaaGTGGTGCCCAGGAGCTGTAACGTTCAACTACAGATTTCCGtgggaaaaggttagattttaacattgtGATGTTAAAATCATGGCCAGGTGGCCACGGAGAGAAATGGCAGGGTTGGGGcggtgaggaggaactgtctatatggtgtttgccatcaaggagacagcttttcctacatgtccagagctccttaggaggcaccctggatgaatatcagctgaagaaTGTTGGcaacacttattctgtcagctggCAAAAAAGAAcgcaaaaacaaaccaaaaatctcaaaaagtcctttccctttggatattcattgaaatctccctctttaaagtcctgaaacctctccaaccagctgtacaagacttgaagacttgaagaatcttatggggaaaggcatggctcatcagagctttttgcattttaacgaccatgtgatgtatttggtgctgactcccatgaacctcagttaccgtgaggagagtgaacaaaccacttgagaagttaaagtcagatggctctgatgctgagtcaacctctgatgtgttctgtcaaggaaaggtccattttaatgacatcagaagcacccacacaaaccatacaccggctccttcctaaaagctacacaggcagtggggaaatcacagaccatgttcctgctcctgccctaccaggtacgcgggcagcagtgacttcaccagctcctacacaacccatgggcctcttcctggcctatcagctcagcggtcacaggtgaccttgcaaacatcTACACAAGATGGGTGCTTAGTCCTtgcctaccagcttctcaggcacctgggacctcaaaacacccaacacaagagatgtttctcctgggctcctcaggcaccagtgacatcgcagagacatccacaagccaggtgacagctcctggcctctcGTCTGcacaggcaccagtgacctccaggcacctacacgagctgtgcacctggtcctgccttatcagctactcagccaagagtgacatcacaaggACAAGcctgagccacgtgtctcctatcagctacaccagcaccagtgacctcaccagcccctacaggagccctggccttgctcctgctctatcagctactcaggcaccagagacctgacccccacatctccccctgcttgctgtctgctcacctctgagatatgactcctcacaagctcctacacagaccagaagcctcctcttggcctgttggctactcaggcagcagctcctcacaagcacataccaacctatttgctgcgtgctcgtcttttggggggacccaagccagtactgacccccctctccgtcacttgctcacccctcctagaagggggccgtagcccctgggcatgttccagcgtgcccgtgccccaccacctttcgggcacccctctgCCCTCTTGAATtcctcccagcccaccctgtcagggcttgttctgcagcctggtaatgCGGGGggcccccacccggccttttccttctgcttccgttcacatttaaactgtaattcttcactacactaaatcatACTGAAGAAGGATTTATTCAATTCAAAATGATGGACAAACCACAATGGTGGCCCCCGTGCATGtaggggaagggccttccggATCCGATGCACGTCCGGGTCTACCCAGCcggggtggccggtgctggcagccaatcagaagagagcagagtcCCAgtagaggagagggggcgggacttccaccggaagctggtgggcggggcagctgtcaggccgagtggccatcaagaagaaggtgcagggccccaaacctgaggcaaaggctcagggaggcagcaatGGGAaccaaaggtggtcagtcacgctgagggatggaggcgtgtgagagggggagtgtttattccagcaaggtcatctgcGCGGGGACCTTGTtaatggggaaacggggagaaaaaaggggaaagcagaagcagagtgcactgagccacaaacttgagaAAAGAACCATGGAGTCGATGGCAAGAAAGAgcttttgccagtcccaggaagtggtgggccatcaagaaagtccaggtggcacctccaggaagatcaagtgtccgtttgaaatg encodes the following:
- the LOC134509704 gene encoding olfactory receptor 14J1-like, encoding MSNSSSEADFLLLAFADTRELQLLHFCLFLGIYLAALLGNGLIITVIACDHRLHTPMYFFLLNLSLLDLGAISTTLPKAMANSLWDTRAISFSGCAAQVFFLFFLLGAEYFLLTVMAYDRYGAICKALHHSTFMSSRACFKMAAAAWGSSFLNSVLHTANTFSLPLCRGNALDQFFCEAPQILRLSCSDSYLREVGVLVFSLCLVFGCFVSIVLSYVQIFRAVLRMPSQQGWHKAFSTCLPHLAVVSLFASTAMFAYLMPPSLSSPSLDLVVAVLYSVVPPTVNPLIYSMRNKELKDALRKLIHLVIFQQD